A genomic region of Runella rosea contains the following coding sequences:
- a CDS encoding NAD-dependent epimerase/dehydratase family protein: MKHETILVIGANGQIGTALLPRLQTMYGFGNVIATDIRQTGHEEAIFEVLDATNVTALADIVQRHRVTQIYHLAAVLSAKGEADPLWAWNLNMQTLLNVLEIGRTFNLNKVFVPSSIAAFGEHAPKEETPQSSVLDPATVYGISKVAAENWSVYYHKRYKLDVRSLRYPGVISYQSMPGGGTTDYAVAIYHEAVQGHNFECFLAADTRLPMIYMDDALRATLELMEAPTDNITVRTSYNLAGMSFTPAELTASIQQHFPDFKVTYAPDFRQAIADSWPKSIDDSVARQDWGWKPAFDLPKMTHEMITHLNELYHVTA, from the coding sequence ATGAAGCACGAAACTATTTTAGTCATTGGGGCCAACGGGCAAATCGGCACGGCACTCTTACCGCGCCTCCAAACGATGTACGGATTCGGTAACGTCATCGCTACTGATATTCGTCAAACGGGACACGAGGAAGCCATCTTTGAAGTTTTAGATGCCACCAACGTAACGGCACTGGCCGACATCGTTCAGCGGCACCGTGTTACCCAAATTTATCACTTAGCGGCCGTGCTCTCGGCCAAAGGCGAAGCAGACCCATTGTGGGCGTGGAACCTCAACATGCAGACTTTACTCAACGTTTTAGAAATAGGCCGAACGTTTAATCTAAACAAGGTTTTTGTACCGAGTTCGATTGCCGCCTTCGGCGAACATGCCCCCAAAGAAGAAACACCGCAGTCTTCCGTCTTGGACCCCGCCACCGTCTATGGCATTAGCAAAGTAGCCGCCGAAAATTGGTCGGTGTATTACCACAAACGCTACAAACTGGATGTACGCTCGTTGCGTTATCCGGGCGTCATCAGTTACCAATCCATGCCCGGTGGCGGCACCACCGACTACGCCGTGGCCATTTACCACGAAGCCGTTCAAGGCCATAATTTCGAATGTTTTTTGGCCGCAGACACCCGTTTGCCCATGATTTACATGGACGACGCGCTCCGCGCCACGCTTGAATTAATGGAAGCCCCCACCGATAACATCACCGTTAGGACTTCTTATAATCTAGCGGGTATGAGCTTTACACCCGCCGAATTGACGGCCTCTATCCAACAGCATTTCCCTGATTTTAAGGTAACTTATGCCCCTGATTTTCGGCAGGCCATCGCTGATTCATGGCCCAAAAGCATTGACGATTCGGTTGCGCGGCAAGATTGGGGCTGGAAACCCGCGTTTGATTTACCCAAAATGACGCACGAAATGATTACCCATCTCAACGAATTGTATCACGTAACTGCCTAA
- a CDS encoding LytR/AlgR family response regulator transcription factor, giving the protein MNIVIVEDEKLSAEHLHLLLLKIDPTVQVIQYLDSVAATVKAFESGLQADLLFLDIHLADGNSFEIFSCIQPEIPIIFTTAYDNYAIQAFKQNSIDYLLKPISLKELTFAVEKFKKQRHSGNKHLLETITLAYQQFNNQYKTRFLVKSGQSITTIQADEIHHFETQDSISFLVTNAGGRYIIDYTLDQLEKILLPKDFFRINRKVILHIQAIEKASTYFNGRLSISAKLPEGDANIVSRERVADFKIWLDS; this is encoded by the coding sequence ATGAACATTGTAATCGTAGAAGACGAAAAGCTTTCGGCAGAGCATTTGCATTTGTTACTGTTGAAGATAGACCCTACTGTTCAGGTAATCCAATATTTGGATTCGGTGGCCGCTACCGTAAAGGCATTTGAGAGCGGCTTGCAGGCAGATCTGCTTTTTCTGGACATTCACTTGGCAGATGGCAACAGTTTCGAGATTTTTTCCTGCATCCAGCCTGAAATTCCCATTATTTTCACAACCGCCTACGACAATTATGCCATTCAAGCTTTTAAGCAAAATAGCATTGATTATTTGTTAAAGCCCATTTCGTTGAAAGAGCTAACGTTTGCCGTTGAAAAATTTAAGAAACAAAGACATTCAGGCAATAAGCACTTGCTTGAAACCATCACCCTTGCCTATCAGCAATTCAACAACCAATACAAAACTCGTTTTTTAGTCAAATCTGGGCAGAGCATTACTACCATTCAAGCCGATGAGATTCATCATTTTGAGACCCAAGACAGCATTTCTTTTTTAGTAACCAACGCAGGAGGCCGTTACATTATCGATTATACGTTGGACCAACTGGAAAAAATTCTGCTACCCAAAGATTTCTTTCGTATAAACCGAAAAGTAATCTTGCATATTCAGGCCATTGAAAAGGCAAGCACCTATTTTAATGGTCGGTTGTCTATTTCTGCCAAATTGCCAGAAGGCGACGCAAACATTGTGAGCAGGGAGCGAGTAGCTGACTTTAAAATTTGGCTGGATTCGTAA
- a CDS encoding SCO family protein: MYQTAFLLLSSMLLLGCTENGSGTTALPYYNDPDFTPLFVKNEAEIKEKISHSISDFSFLNQDSILISQENIEGKIHVANFIFTSCISICPVMTKNMKIVSDSATNDIVLLSFSVMPWIDTPTVLKKFTEKHQIKNKQWHFLTGSKSGIYQLARKSYFAEEDIGFSKDSTEFLHTEHFILVDKNKRIRGIYNGTLSLEMQKLLEDIKTLKGE; encoded by the coding sequence ATGTATCAGACAGCATTTTTGTTGTTAAGTAGCATGCTCCTGCTCGGCTGTACTGAAAATGGCTCGGGTACCACGGCATTGCCCTATTATAATGATCCCGATTTTACGCCCCTATTTGTCAAAAACGAAGCGGAGATAAAAGAAAAAATCTCGCATAGCATCAGCGATTTTTCTTTTTTAAATCAGGACAGTATCCTCATTTCACAGGAAAACATCGAAGGAAAAATCCACGTTGCCAACTTCATTTTTACTTCCTGCATAAGTATCTGTCCAGTAATGACCAAAAATATGAAAATTGTCAGTGATAGCGCAACGAATGACATTGTACTTCTCTCTTTTTCGGTCATGCCCTGGATTGATACGCCTACCGTACTTAAAAAATTTACGGAAAAACACCAAATCAAAAATAAACAGTGGCATTTTTTAACCGGAAGTAAATCAGGCATTTATCAATTGGCCCGAAAATCATATTTTGCCGAAGAAGACATTGGCTTCAGTAAAGACAGTACAGAGTTTCTTCATACAGAGCACTTTATTTTGGTAGATAAAAACAAGAGAATCAGAGGCATCTACAACGGAACCCTGAGCTTGGAAATGCAAAAACTATTGGAAGATATAAAAACGCTGAAAGGAGAATAA
- a CDS encoding Lrp/AsnC family transcriptional regulator, which translates to MEQLDDIDKKLLRLLQADAKLTTKELAATLGLTLSPVYERIKRLENLGFIKQYVAILDKELLGQPITIFCQVSMRYHDKAFIENFEKEIQKLEEVQECYHMAGQVDFLLKINMGSLDEYHGFVRNKLSKIENIGTLNSTFSLKVIKQSLGYRVG; encoded by the coding sequence ATGGAACAACTCGACGACATCGACAAGAAACTGCTCCGCCTTTTACAGGCCGACGCCAAGCTCACCACGAAAGAATTGGCCGCTACGCTTGGCCTGACGTTGTCGCCCGTGTATGAGCGTATCAAGCGGCTGGAAAACCTTGGTTTTATCAAACAATACGTGGCGATTCTGGACAAAGAACTGCTTGGGCAGCCCATCACCATTTTTTGTCAGGTGTCGATGCGCTACCACGACAAGGCGTTTATCGAAAACTTTGAAAAAGAAATTCAGAAGCTAGAAGAGGTACAGGAATGCTACCACATGGCGGGTCAGGTAGATTTTTTATTGAAAATCAACATGGGAAGTCTGGACGAATACCACGGTTTTGTGCGCAACAAACTCTCTAAAATCGAAAATATTGGCACGCTCAACAGTACCTTTTCGTTGAAGGTCATCAAGCAGAGTTTGGGGTATCGGGTGGGGTGA
- a CDS encoding sensor histidine kinase, whose amino-acid sequence MNRTISRVLKKFGIAVLVALLFKVLFFRLIDFLEPDLFIIPFIVLILWEGNTYIDQQLEKRYSWLGNTQQRIFSQFVFSLFFTAISLFLLMNFLHFIKFGEIRLLNKAIRQMFIPAIIITFLGLVSYISSQFFRAWNQSMVEIEKYKTASATAQLENLKNQLNPHFLFNNLSVLSSLVYQNQDKAVDFINELSKVYRYVLDSKNAELVNLQEELDFLEHYMYLLKIRFGSSIRFVLNISAPAKSLYLPPMCLQMLVENTIQHNETSQANPLQVTIFTEKNRLLITNPIQPRSDKVKSSQTGLKNMQVRYQFFTDDKIEIIRTDKAFTVILPLLLKP is encoded by the coding sequence GTGAACAGAACTATAAGTCGTGTACTAAAAAAATTCGGTATTGCCGTCTTGGTAGCCCTCCTGTTTAAAGTACTGTTCTTTAGATTAATTGATTTTTTAGAACCCGACTTATTCATCATCCCCTTCATCGTTTTGATACTCTGGGAAGGCAATACTTATATTGACCAGCAATTAGAAAAAAGATACAGTTGGTTAGGCAATACGCAACAAAGAATATTCAGTCAATTTGTCTTTAGCCTTTTTTTTACAGCTATTTCGCTGTTTTTATTAATGAACTTCCTTCATTTTATTAAATTCGGCGAAATACGTTTGCTCAACAAAGCCATCAGGCAGATGTTTATTCCAGCCATAATTATTACTTTTTTGGGCTTAGTGAGCTATATTTCAAGTCAATTTTTTAGGGCTTGGAACCAAAGTATGGTAGAAATTGAAAAATATAAAACTGCCAGCGCAACCGCCCAACTTGAAAACCTAAAAAACCAACTTAATCCCCACTTTTTGTTCAATAATCTCAGCGTATTGAGTTCATTGGTGTACCAAAACCAAGACAAAGCAGTTGATTTTATCAACGAACTGTCAAAAGTGTATCGGTATGTATTGGACAGCAAAAATGCCGAGTTGGTCAATCTACAAGAAGAGTTAGATTTTCTAGAACATTACATGTATTTATTAAAAATACGATTTGGGAGCAGCATTAGGTTTGTCCTCAACATCTCAGCCCCTGCTAAAAGCCTCTATTTGCCACCCATGTGTCTACAAATGTTGGTCGAAAACACCATTCAACACAACGAAACCTCACAGGCCAACCCGTTGCAGGTAACGATTTTCACCGAAAAAAATCGGTTATTGATCACAAATCCGATTCAGCCCCGAAGCGATAAAGTCAAAAGCTCACAGACAGGACTAAAAAATATGCAAGTACGATACCAGTTTTTTACCGACGACAAAATAGAAATCATCCGTACGGATAAAGCATTTACCGTAATTTTGCCTTTACTTTTAAAGCCATGA